The following are encoded together in the Ignavibacteriales bacterium genome:
- a CDS encoding tetratricopeptide repeat protein, with protein MTRILFIVSMFFFITCSSNFAQDMKPEAGKLYNEGNSQLNAGNYNGAIDNYKKALAIEKDYRIYYQLGLAEKKAGKLDEAKNSLETCLQLKSSFEAGHNALGGVFFSMGNYQAAIDNFQKVLNESNNSQTKTKVKKNISLAYAKLGSVAVTNGDPTKAIEMYQKSVENNNYDAAYLSLSKLYSELGEYDKSITAAENALKYRNSISSGGAYYYMGISYKGKGDITKAKEMLNKAKTDATYKKTAEYELGTLN; from the coding sequence ATGACCAGAATTCTCTTTATCGTATCCATGTTTTTTTTCATTACTTGTTCATCCAATTTTGCTCAGGATATGAAACCTGAAGCAGGGAAACTTTACAACGAAGGCAACAGCCAGCTTAATGCAGGAAATTACAACGGAGCAATTGATAACTATAAAAAAGCTTTAGCCATTGAAAAAGATTATCGGATTTATTATCAGCTCGGACTTGCAGAAAAAAAAGCTGGAAAGTTGGACGAAGCAAAAAATTCATTAGAAACTTGCCTTCAGTTAAAAAGCTCTTTTGAAGCTGGGCACAATGCTCTAGGCGGTGTATTTTTTTCAATGGGAAATTATCAAGCGGCGATAGATAATTTTCAAAAAGTACTAAACGAGAGTAATAATAGTCAAACAAAAACTAAGGTAAAGAAGAATATCTCTCTTGCCTATGCTAAATTGGGCAGCGTTGCTGTTACAAATGGTGACCCAACAAAAGCGATTGAAATGTACCAGAAATCAGTCGAGAATAATAATTACGATGCTGCGTATCTTTCGCTTTCCAAACTTTATTCTGAGCTTGGCGAATATGATAAATCAATTACAGCCGCAGAGAATGCTTTAAAATACAGAAACTCAATCAGCAGCGGCGGTGCTTATTATTATATGGGAATTTCATATAAAGGAAAAGGCGACATCACCAAAGCAAAAGAAATGTTGAACAAAGCTAAAACTGATGCTACATACAAAAAAACTGCTGAGTACGAACTTGGTACTCTGAATTAA
- a CDS encoding DUF4199 domain-containing protein: MKNILPSFVCGFAAAVLTTIPGLKEFGCCFVIPLAGGFSLFLDLKINNSSLPIQVKKAIWFGFLTGIFAALFSTGFDILLTAISRTNDFVETLPQSEQIIQDMNLGDLAEESLNLMKGVANEIKQTGFSVFYSVIILFSNLIIDIIFAILGAVIAKIFLNKKAERI; the protein is encoded by the coding sequence TTGAAAAATATTCTTCCCTCATTTGTTTGCGGATTTGCTGCAGCAGTACTGACAACTATCCCCGGTTTAAAAGAATTTGGGTGCTGCTTCGTTATTCCTTTAGCAGGCGGATTCTCTTTGTTTCTTGATTTAAAGATCAATAATTCATCATTACCGATCCAGGTTAAGAAGGCAATCTGGTTTGGATTTCTTACCGGAATATTTGCAGCTCTCTTTTCAACTGGTTTTGATATATTACTCACAGCAATCAGCCGTACAAACGATTTCGTTGAAACACTTCCTCAGTCAGAACAAATAATCCAGGATATGAATTTGGGAGATCTTGCCGAAGAAAGTTTGAATCTTATGAAGGGAGTGGCAAATGAAATTAAACAAACAGGATTTTCAGTATTTTATTCTGTGATAATTTTATTCAGCAATTTAATTATTGATATAATCTTCGCGATTTTGGGTGCAGTTATTGCAAAAATATTTTTAAATAAAAAGGCAGAAAGAATTTAA
- a CDS encoding HU family DNA-binding protein, whose amino-acid sequence MNKSELIKYLVKLSGVSISDSKLFFESVLRIISNSLMHGDSIRLPDGGYFHFRKAKLDTRSALLKDKLFTEKVLDIIIYSPERDFKKTQRENLIFNVPEPDTVIVNYLDSYFSFSIDKQLMPVNQSDYDSIFIPRTLAELKRFIETKAKNFFDQCEVMKEQKLQPNLWLSAVMLCSATRTSLTGLS is encoded by the coding sequence ATGAATAAATCAGAACTGATAAAATATTTAGTAAAACTCTCAGGAGTTTCGATCAGCGATTCGAAATTATTTTTTGAAAGCGTTCTGCGAATTATCAGCAATTCATTGATGCATGGTGATTCGATTAGACTTCCTGACGGAGGGTATTTCCATTTTAGAAAAGCTAAACTCGATACTAGATCTGCTTTATTAAAGGACAAGCTTTTCACGGAAAAAGTTCTTGATATTATTATTTATTCTCCTGAAAGAGATTTTAAAAAAACGCAAAGAGAAAATCTAATCTTTAATGTACCTGAACCCGATACAGTTATAGTGAATTATCTTGATAGTTATTTCAGCTTTAGTATTGATAAACAATTAATGCCGGTGAATCAATCTGATTATGATAGTATTTTTATCCCACGAACATTAGCCGAATTAAAACGATTTATCGAAACAAAAGCGAAAAATTTTTTTGATCAATGTGAAGTAATGAAAGAACAAAAGCTTCAACCCAACCTCTGGTTATCGGCAGTGATGCTGTGTTCGGCAACCAGAACGAGCCTAACTGGACTGAGTTGA
- a CDS encoding TonB-dependent receptor: MKNLFLISFLISITVFAQEKEGNNPSVELPDFVITGKYQTSVQAAKKLPPDFVSTISEDFLKPSYSPEEMDIKNIENPIEKDLKLLDSLNYLQGKIDVGVGLYSIPVAALSYAYLFEDGILEGHFGGEYQRAYIDQSSRYGLNGGAKVQYLIWKNSGFLTNSRMTLNGDYSSKTFKFFGSSTPDEKRSLNSGYINLSLDNYSNENFNYLFKFSDTSSTISEEKFSENIFNIQSYTKFIIGHFNLGMDLNYQNQTKTDSIGDGGESFFFIRPKLELRVSDFAKVAFGFTYGNSGNENFTSPYAALAMMLDKNISLFAEYHPEAEFISIGSLLNNNEYFNPQNYNRIFIEKSSAINISIKYEYERYFQIDGGVRYYSSSNNPYFFLSQINKKYELGLTEAKYFSGFIDFIFHPGPFGVFYGSTEILSLKDTANNFVPFVPSIKINFAYGYDFNFGLTGEINLDYRSSRFTDINNIIEIDDYINLKIKLSYLFQHNLFFTMTFENLLDSQNYRWANYIERPFDITAGIRYIW, translated from the coding sequence ATGAAAAATTTATTTTTGATCAGCTTTCTAATTTCAATAACAGTTTTTGCTCAGGAAAAAGAAGGGAATAATCCTTCAGTAGAACTCCCTGATTTTGTAATCACCGGGAAGTATCAAACTTCAGTGCAGGCGGCAAAAAAACTACCCCCTGATTTTGTGTCAACCATTTCCGAAGATTTTCTTAAACCTTCTTATTCACCGGAAGAAATGGATATTAAAAATATAGAAAACCCGATTGAGAAAGATCTCAAACTATTGGATTCACTAAATTATCTTCAAGGAAAAATTGATGTCGGTGTTGGGTTGTACTCGATACCGGTGGCTGCACTTTCTTACGCCTACCTTTTTGAAGATGGAATTCTTGAAGGTCATTTTGGGGGTGAATATCAAAGAGCATATATTGATCAAAGCAGCCGATATGGTTTAAACGGCGGTGCAAAAGTTCAATATCTTATCTGGAAAAATTCCGGATTTCTTACAAACTCACGAATGACATTAAATGGCGATTACTCTTCAAAAACATTTAAGTTTTTCGGTTCATCAACTCCTGATGAAAAGAGATCACTGAACTCGGGTTATATCAATCTTTCACTCGATAATTATTCAAATGAAAATTTTAATTATTTATTTAAATTTTCTGACACTTCATCAACTATTTCAGAAGAAAAGTTTTCTGAAAATATTTTTAACATACAGTCGTACACAAAATTTATAATAGGTCATTTTAATTTGGGCATGGATCTCAATTATCAAAATCAAACCAAGACAGACAGCATTGGTGATGGAGGCGAGTCGTTTTTCTTCATCAGACCGAAGTTAGAATTGAGAGTCTCTGATTTTGCGAAAGTTGCATTCGGATTTACATACGGAAACTCAGGTAATGAAAATTTTACTTCCCCCTACGCAGCGCTCGCAATGATGCTTGATAAAAATATCTCTCTTTTTGCGGAATATCATCCGGAAGCTGAATTCATTTCAATCGGTTCGCTCCTTAACAATAATGAATATTTTAATCCGCAAAATTATAACAGAATTTTCATCGAAAAATCTTCAGCGATTAATATTTCTATCAAGTACGAATATGAGCGTTATTTCCAGATAGATGGAGGAGTTAGATATTATTCTTCATCAAATAATCCCTATTTCTTTTTATCACAAATAAATAAGAAATACGAACTTGGTTTAACTGAAGCAAAATATTTCAGCGGGTTTATTGATTTTATTTTTCATCCCGGACCGTTCGGAGTGTTTTACGGCTCCACCGAGATTTTAAGTTTGAAGGATACCGCGAATAATTTTGTTCCATTTGTTCCATCAATAAAAATAAATTTTGCATACGGCTATGATTTTAATTTTGGTTTAACGGGGGAAATTAATTTAGACTATCGTTCAAGCAGATTTACTGATATAAACAATATAATTGAAATTGATGATTATATTAATTTGAAAATAAAATTAAGCTATTTGTTCCAACATAATTTATTTTTCACTATGACTTTTGAAAATTTACTTGACTCACAAAATTATAGGTGGGCAAATTATATCGAACGACCTTTCGATATCACTGCCGGAATTCGTTACATCTGGTGA
- a CDS encoding energy transducer TonB, with protein sequence MMTYRSIKNFSYSISLLLHLLLLLTFVLVHFPFDYPPRDFVELSFGVSGESGSSGSMGEQFEKIEDLSKPEVVNQTKETNPKVEEVELPKAKNVEQENIIKPADKEKEKSDISSTKNEQNKNSKTTTSGSGNNAMGEGTFGYDIDWGGNGTRKIYSYVLPEYPEGVSKEIDIRLRFTILPDGTVGNIALLTKADTKLENAAINSLRQWRFEGLPATQQQVEQKAVIVFPYRLQ encoded by the coding sequence ATGATGACTTATCGAAGCATTAAAAATTTTTCCTACTCTATTTCTTTGCTGCTTCATTTATTGTTGCTGCTCACTTTTGTATTAGTGCATTTTCCTTTCGATTACCCCCCCCGAGATTTTGTTGAACTATCTTTTGGTGTTTCAGGTGAGTCAGGCTCATCAGGCTCTATGGGGGAACAGTTTGAAAAAATTGAAGATCTTTCTAAACCTGAAGTAGTGAATCAAACCAAAGAGACAAACCCAAAAGTTGAAGAAGTTGAACTGCCAAAAGCAAAGAATGTCGAACAGGAAAATATTATCAAACCTGCCGATAAGGAAAAAGAAAAATCTGATATATCTTCTACCAAAAATGAACAAAATAAAAACTCGAAAACCACTACCTCGGGAAGTGGAAATAATGCAATGGGTGAGGGAACGTTTGGCTATGACATTGATTGGGGAGGAAATGGCACAAGAAAAATTTATAGTTATGTTTTACCTGAATATCCTGAAGGAGTATCCAAAGAAATAGATATCCGGCTTCGATTCACAATTTTACCTGACGGGACCGTGGGGAATATAGCTCTATTAACTAAAGCTGATACAAAACTTGAAAATGCAGCAATAAATTCTTTGCGTCAGTGGAGATTTGAAGGGCTCCCGGCAACTCAGCAGCAAGTTGAACAAAAAGCAGTTATAGTTTTTCCTTATCGCCTTCAGTAG
- a CDS encoding tetratricopeptide repeat protein: MKIKVCLFTLLPLLQLLSQSPTERFDAAMDLFNLKLFEQANEKFEQVLTEHSLSDELYASAKFYSGESLFNLGKRRESLSTFEYLKENFRWTEFRIKALYRLGIIYFDLKEYENCRENLITLLDSYPQNENTGSALYWIGESYSRQNKLEEAVKFLEEAIEDKKNNSFVDYSLFTLASIYEKIGDYESAVIYYDKLLSYHKDSPLALTAQIRIGICYFNLKDYQSSILELNNPLLSDLPEELYSQSLYLLANSYYRVQEYANAEKSYLEIIKEFPGSNIIYEAKYGLAWSYFQQKKFNDAFKVFNFLSEGNDSIAEKSFYWKAESKRYAGQELEAFELFTQFIKQYPQSSLVQTAQYQMGALYYNSKNYDLASRYLITSTSSVDPIIRARANTLLGEIELNKKQYTSAKNYFEPVLSITDNTSDVQKRALLGLGIALYNTGQFTDAIEHLSDFEMLDPLFEKDKVNFYIAENYYSLGKFNDAINHFQKVDIQNPDVGALALYGKAYCNFNLNDYENAVYNFQDFIKNFPSNDRMIDSKLRLAESYYGAKNYAASSKVYKDLFKLGGSAINNAAVYYQYAQALYKANETQSALLEFQNLQQKFPSSEFADKSLFTVAWIYFQEGDFKSAIDKYHNVLTKYPKSNLAPIVYYSIGDAFFNLTNYDSAIVNYEKVISFYPNSNFVFDAVNGIQYSYVAQEKPGEAIKLIEGFVNKNPSLSFSDQIYFKKGEIYYSSREYEKAKSSYQDFIVRFPKSKMIAEAYYWLGKSAQNLNQNDEAIIFYKKVFDFYPLSESASGAVIEIGNIYNQMKNYEAAVQIFNSAEDKLGKSPKLAEIKFMKALTLINLNDLNQAGNVFDEVIQNYDGTIFADKSKLEMGILAITTKQYENAEFYLKLLVDKRTDDLGAKAAYYLGFSLFEQKNLMKQFLILIKFGFHLRAMTSGLLSHCCFLVTATCR, encoded by the coding sequence ATGAAAATTAAAGTTTGTCTTTTTACACTCTTGCCTCTCTTGCAACTTTTGTCTCAATCCCCGACTGAGCGTTTTGATGCAGCGATGGATCTATTCAATCTAAAATTATTTGAGCAGGCAAATGAGAAATTTGAACAGGTATTAACCGAACATTCACTCTCCGATGAACTATATGCTTCAGCTAAATTTTATTCGGGAGAATCGTTATTTAATCTTGGAAAAAGACGAGAATCGTTATCAACATTTGAATACTTAAAAGAAAATTTCCGGTGGACTGAATTTCGAATTAAAGCTTTGTATAGGTTAGGAATTATTTATTTTGACCTCAAAGAGTATGAAAACTGCCGGGAAAATCTAATCACTCTTTTGGATTCATATCCACAAAATGAGAACACAGGTTCGGCGCTATATTGGATAGGAGAATCATACTCAAGACAAAATAAATTAGAAGAAGCTGTAAAGTTTCTTGAAGAAGCAATTGAGGATAAAAAGAATAATTCTTTTGTAGATTATTCTCTTTTTACACTTGCGAGCATCTATGAGAAAATAGGCGACTACGAAAGTGCAGTAATTTACTATGACAAACTTTTATCATATCATAAAGACAGTCCGCTAGCATTGACGGCGCAGATAAGGATTGGAATTTGTTACTTCAATTTGAAGGATTACCAATCTTCCATACTCGAATTAAACAACCCCCTGCTATCAGATTTGCCCGAAGAACTTTATTCGCAGAGTCTTTACTTATTAGCTAATTCGTATTATCGTGTTCAGGAATATGCTAATGCGGAAAAAAGCTATCTTGAAATCATTAAAGAGTTCCCCGGTTCAAATATTATTTACGAAGCTAAATATGGCTTGGCATGGAGTTACTTCCAGCAGAAAAAATTTAATGATGCATTCAAAGTGTTTAATTTTCTTTCCGAAGGGAATGATTCAATAGCCGAAAAATCTTTTTACTGGAAAGCTGAAAGTAAAAGATATGCCGGACAGGAGCTGGAGGCATTTGAACTCTTCACTCAATTCATCAAGCAATATCCGCAAAGTTCTCTCGTGCAAACAGCACAATATCAGATGGGGGCGCTTTATTACAATAGTAAAAATTATGATTTAGCATCGCGTTATTTGATAACCTCAACTTCATCTGTTGATCCAATTATTCGCGCTCGTGCAAATACTCTTCTTGGTGAAATTGAATTGAATAAAAAGCAGTACACTTCTGCAAAAAATTATTTTGAACCCGTACTCTCTATTACAGACAATACTTCTGATGTTCAGAAAAGAGCTTTGCTTGGGTTGGGGATTGCACTTTATAATACCGGTCAATTTACAGATGCTATTGAACATCTTTCAGATTTCGAAATGCTTGATCCTCTTTTTGAAAAAGATAAAGTTAATTTTTACATTGCAGAAAATTATTATTCGCTTGGAAAGTTTAATGATGCAATAAACCATTTCCAAAAAGTTGATATTCAAAACCCCGATGTTGGTGCATTGGCTTTATATGGCAAGGCTTACTGTAATTTTAACTTGAATGATTATGAAAATGCTGTTTATAATTTTCAGGATTTTATAAAAAACTTTCCATCGAATGATCGAATGATTGATTCAAAACTTAGATTGGCAGAGAGTTACTACGGCGCTAAAAATTATGCTGCTTCAAGTAAAGTTTATAAAGATTTATTTAAACTTGGCGGTTCGGCAATAAATAATGCAGCCGTTTATTATCAGTATGCTCAAGCATTATATAAAGCGAATGAAACGCAATCTGCATTATTGGAATTTCAAAATCTTCAGCAAAAATTTCCATCGTCAGAATTTGCGGATAAATCTTTATTTACTGTCGCCTGGATTTATTTTCAAGAGGGTGATTTTAAATCGGCGATTGATAAATATCATAATGTATTGACGAAGTATCCCAAATCCAATCTTGCCCCAATTGTTTATTATTCTATTGGAGATGCGTTTTTTAATTTGACAAATTATGACTCCGCCATTGTCAATTATGAAAAGGTGATAAGCTTTTATCCAAACTCCAACTTTGTGTTTGATGCTGTAAATGGCATTCAATATAGTTATGTCGCGCAGGAAAAACCTGGTGAAGCAATTAAACTTATCGAAGGGTTTGTTAATAAAAACCCATCCCTTTCTTTTTCGGATCAGATTTATTTTAAGAAGGGCGAGATCTATTACAGCAGCCGTGAGTATGAAAAAGCAAAATCAAGTTACCAGGATTTTATTGTCAGATTCCCCAAAAGCAAAATGATCGCAGAGGCTTACTACTGGCTTGGAAAGAGTGCTCAAAACTTAAATCAAAATGACGAAGCTATTATTTTTTATAAAAAAGTTTTTGATTTTTATCCTCTTAGCGAATCTGCTTCAGGTGCTGTTATTGAAATTGGAAATATTTACAATCAAATGAAAAATTATGAGGCAGCTGTTCAGATTTTTAATTCTGCAGAAGATAAGCTTGGTAAATCTCCAAAACTTGCAGAGATAAAGTTTATGAAAGCATTAACATTAATTAATCTAAATGATTTAAATCAAGCCGGCAATGTGTTTGATGAAGTGATCCAAAATTACGATGGAACTATTTTCGCCGATAAATCAAAACTGGAAATGGGGATTTTAGCTATCACAACCAAGCAATATGAGAATGCTGAATTCTATCTTAAACTCTTAGTTGATAAACGAACTGATGACCTTGGCGCAAAGGCAGCTTACTATCTTGGGTTTTCTTTATTCGAACAAAAAAATTTAATGAAGCAATTCTTAATCTTGATAAAGTTCGGGTTTCATTTACGAGCTATGACGAGTGGGTTACTAAGTCATTGCTGCTTCTTGGTGACTGCTACGTGCAGATAA
- a CDS encoding DUF2085 domain-containing protein, with translation MPGKFSSSKIILFLLISFWCIGFTYPLSRLIGLSNPIVEFFLKNSYGSVCHQQQDKLFEISGIKLFVCWRCAGIYLGAFTAGFFNLFISKKILITNFLFVASSIPMVVDVTLYSSGVYSYSNWIAFLTGVAFAMTAFNYTAATFENQIIKIRGSIH, from the coding sequence ATGCCGGGCAAATTCTCTTCATCAAAAATTATCTTGTTTCTACTTATATCATTTTGGTGTATTGGTTTTACCTATCCTTTATCCAGATTGATTGGATTGTCTAATCCTATTGTAGAATTTTTTTTAAAAAATAGCTATGGCAGTGTTTGCCACCAGCAGCAAGATAAACTTTTTGAAATTTCAGGAATAAAATTATTCGTGTGTTGGCGATGTGCCGGAATATATTTAGGTGCATTTACTGCTGGCTTTTTTAATCTCTTTATTTCAAAAAAAATTCTGATAACTAATTTTCTGTTTGTTGCATCATCAATCCCTATGGTAGTTGATGTTACTTTATATTCATCGGGTGTTTATTCTTACAGTAATTGGATAGCATTTTTAACAGGGGTGGCATTTGCGATGACAGCGTTTAACTATACGGCAGCAACATTTGAAAATCAAATAATAAAAATTAGAGGTTCAATTCATTGA
- a CDS encoding biopolymer transporter ExbD produces the protein MKFKMSNQPLSIFQYSSLTDIVFLLLIFFLLTSQFVIQTGVKVKLPGSKTNEQSLAATMIVTLTADGTIYAGSEVCSLEQLPSKLTWLKAGTTEDNLIIKADKTVAIDLMIKVIDAAKTAGIDKFTIQTEKEI, from the coding sequence ATGAAATTTAAAATGTCAAATCAGCCTTTAAGTATATTTCAATATTCTTCTCTAACAGATATTGTTTTTTTACTTCTGATTTTTTTTCTATTAACTTCACAATTTGTTATTCAGACAGGTGTAAAAGTGAAGCTGCCAGGCTCCAAAACCAATGAGCAGTCGCTTGCAGCAACAATGATAGTAACTCTAACTGCCGATGGAACAATTTATGCCGGCTCTGAAGTTTGTTCACTTGAGCAGCTTCCATCAAAATTAACTTGGCTTAAAGCAGGCACAACTGAAGATAATTTAATAATAAAAGCTGATAAAACTGTCGCGATAGATCTAATGATAAAAGTTATTGATGCTGCGAAGACTGCGGGTATTGATAAATTTACGATTCAAACAGAAAAGGAAATCTAA
- a CDS encoding carboxymuconolactone decarboxylase family protein, which yields MTKITLSSLSEIELLSLMSASAVLRKYKLLGMIFAVLKERNINLFKVYESLLQIYLFSGYPNALVAFKYAGKYFQFEKIKSEKIIFSDLSKRGKHTSQKIYGNNLARLVTNVKNLSPDLSEWFILEGYGKVLSRKNLSLKDRELQIIAMLTCLRYEDQLLSHIIGALRNGATSLEVQKVILNLRIFNSNRIVDFGIGILNRYLEKKG from the coding sequence ATGACTAAAATAACTTTAAGCAGTTTGAGCGAGATTGAATTACTGTCACTTATGTCTGCAAGTGCAGTACTGCGAAAATATAAATTGCTCGGGATGATATTCGCCGTGCTTAAGGAACGCAATATCAATTTGTTCAAAGTATATGAATCATTATTACAAATTTATCTTTTCTCAGGTTATCCTAATGCGTTAGTGGCATTTAAATATGCCGGCAAGTATTTTCAATTCGAAAAAATTAAATCCGAAAAAATTATTTTTAGTGATTTATCAAAACGAGGGAAACATACTTCTCAAAAAATTTACGGCAACAACTTAGCAAGACTTGTTACTAATGTTAAAAATCTTTCTCCGGATCTTTCTGAATGGTTTATTTTAGAGGGGTATGGAAAAGTATTGAGTCGAAAAAATCTTTCCCTTAAGGACAGGGAATTACAAATTATAGCCATGCTTACATGCCTTCGTTACGAAGATCAACTGCTTTCACATATTATTGGTGCATTAAGAAACGGTGCAACAAGCCTTGAAGTTCAAAAAGTTATTTTAAATTTGCGAATATTTAATTCTAACAGGATCGTTGATTTTGGTATAGGTATTCTTAACAGATATTTGGAAAAGAAGGGATAA
- a CDS encoding MotA/TolQ/ExbB proton channel family protein, with product MNLLSIFLKGGFIMWPILLCSIIGLAVIIDRFMVIRKAKINIPAFLVRLRGHLKKKDVSSAVSYCMEEKSPVANIVRKGLMKYKFGHERVKESIENAGIQEISKLEKGLSVLATVAGIAPLLGFLGTVTGMIQAFMTIEDLAGTANPADLAGGIWEALVTTAFGLIVGIPALAFYNYFLSAVKKVVGDMETVANDVVDIIQDDVHSSDDTPIEIEM from the coding sequence ATGAATTTACTATCAATATTTCTTAAAGGTGGGTTTATAATGTGGCCGATTCTGCTTTGTTCTATCATTGGACTTGCAGTAATCATTGATCGGTTTATGGTTATTCGAAAAGCTAAAATAAATATCCCGGCTTTTTTGGTTAGACTTCGAGGACATCTAAAAAAGAAAGATGTTTCGAGCGCAGTTAGTTATTGTATGGAAGAAAAATCTCCGGTAGCTAATATTGTTCGTAAAGGATTAATGAAATACAAATTTGGACACGAAAGGGTGAAGGAATCAATTGAGAATGCGGGCATACAGGAGATTAGCAAATTAGAGAAGGGATTATCGGTGCTTGCAACCGTTGCAGGCATCGCACCCCTCCTTGGATTTCTTGGAACAGTTACGGGAATGATTCAAGCATTTATGACGATTGAGGACCTTGCAGGAACTGCCAACCCTGCTGATCTTGCCGGCGGTATTTGGGAAGCGTTAGTAACAACAGCTTTCGGTTTGATAGTAGGTATTCCGGCACTCGCTTTCTACAATTATTTTCTATCTGCCGTAAAAAAGGTTGTAGGTGATATGGAAACAGTTGCTAACGATGTTGTTGATATTATTCAGGATGATGTGCATTCATCAGATGATACGCCAATCGAAATAGAGATGTAG
- a CDS encoding SPOR domain-containing protein codes for MFGNQNEPNWTELTVKNPKDKIDEKGGADNINFESITWDFSPELEREIKEDEILDFTHDELLNKTIEDEMENLSWDFGLTESSKILIEDEHSEQSKDEFVPSEIKADEPVKSIETIESIETIDLSLDDIEKQIESLSGIVLNEEQVDDTDKFQRVVAAVESEINNETVNDSKQAETEPESPTNTDSSSNSSNAAQNAYPIDIKEIVNQVAEKRGEKKEDETKKEFLNKKNSIFKEKDFENKRHSPFWRVFILSILITSFFVYFFIINKTSSSSSSGSSSSSGYDGIESDMVVGAKINVPNLIVERGFEIPVTYPYLKGNSLRVAQFNPLSEISFQNETKIKEAKDSSENKQNANIKSSEIQLREGQEYSSVGRNIFKYIDGFTVQVASYQALNMAEEEARKYINRGENTFVQKVNIKGMGIWYRVNVSGFKTLEEAQRFSNTIANK; via the coding sequence GTGTTCGGCAACCAGAACGAGCCTAACTGGACTGAGTTGACTGTCAAAAATCCTAAAGATAAAATTGATGAAAAGGGAGGTGCTGACAATATAAACTTTGAAAGTATTACCTGGGATTTCAGTCCAGAATTGGAGAGAGAAATTAAAGAGGATGAAATTCTTGACTTTACCCACGATGAATTGTTGAACAAGACTATTGAAGATGAAATGGAAAATTTATCCTGGGATTTCGGACTTACTGAGTCTTCAAAAATCCTTATTGAAGATGAACATAGTGAGCAATCGAAAGATGAATTTGTGCCTTCCGAAATAAAAGCTGATGAACCAGTAAAATCCATAGAAACAATCGAATCAATCGAAACAATAGATCTTTCTTTAGACGACATAGAGAAGCAAATAGAATCATTGTCCGGAATTGTTTTAAATGAAGAGCAAGTTGATGATACAGATAAATTTCAACGAGTTGTTGCAGCAGTTGAATCAGAGATAAATAATGAAACAGTTAATGATTCAAAGCAAGCTGAGACTGAACCTGAATCTCCGACAAATACAGATTCTTCCTCCAATTCATCTAACGCAGCCCAAAATGCTTATCCAATAGACATAAAAGAAATTGTTAATCAGGTCGCTGAAAAGCGAGGAGAGAAAAAAGAAGACGAAACTAAAAAGGAATTTCTAAATAAAAAGAATTCGATATTTAAAGAGAAGGATTTCGAAAATAAACGTCATTCTCCATTTTGGCGGGTCTTTATTTTATCCATTCTGATCACTTCATTTTTTGTCTATTTTTTTATTATTAACAAGACTAGTTCAAGTTCAAGTTCAGGTTCAAGTTCAAGTTCAGGTTATGATGGAATTGAATCAGATATGGTGGTGGGAGCAAAAATTAATGTTCCAAACTTAATTGTTGAGAGAGGATTTGAAATCCCTGTTACGTATCCTTATCTCAAAGGAAATTCATTGCGTGTTGCACAATTTAATCCATTGAGTGAAATAAGTTTTCAAAATGAAACTAAAATTAAAGAAGCAAAAGACAGCAGTGAAAACAAACAAAATGCTAATATTAAATCTTCTGAAATACAGTTACGCGAAGGACAGGAATATTCGAGTGTAGGAAGAAATATTTTCAAGTATATCGATGGATTTACAGTGCAGGTCGCATCTTATCAAGCGCTCAACATGGCTGAAGAAGAAGCAAGAAAATATATTAATCGCGGCGAAAATACATTCGTGCAAAAAGTAAATATAAAGGGTATGGGAATTTGGTACCGGGTCAATGTAAGCGGCTTCAAAACGTTAGAAGAAGCCCAAAGATTTTCAAACACAATCGCTAATAAATAG